One region of Zootoca vivipara chromosome 7, rZooViv1.1, whole genome shotgun sequence genomic DNA includes:
- the SASS6 gene encoding spindle assembly abnormal protein 6 homolog isoform X2: MAAAESLFSQLVPVQAKCQGCEERRINVRVNIELQSTTNPIHRKDLLVRLTDDSDPFFLYNLVISEEDFQSLKLQQSLLVDFSAFPQRFIDLLQHCIQEQNKDIPRFLLHLVSSGPNLDHTPAFLNVVETNPFKHLTHLSLKFLPGNDAEIKKFLATCLKCVKEEKLLLEQKLRKTDEDLTRQLNYAQQSLSEKSRELDKLRNELASKTASLTNKYTQELTNEKEKALQAQAQYQQQNEQQKRDLESLHQKTVQQLQNRLKELENVNKELMERRYKGDSTVRELKAKLSGIEDECQRANQEVLSLRRENATLDAECHEKEKLVNQLQTRVAVLEQEVKSKEDLVTRAKEVSDATHEQKVNLEKNIEKKQIQIGNLETTLKSLSSELLKANEIIKKLQGDVKTLMSKLKLKNTVTIQQEKLLAEKEEKLQKEQKDLQEAESSLQAKEQEVCKLQDQLEATVQKLEESKHLLKTNENVITWLNKQLNEIQMTRKQEVSGTSTTSPSGTTPRTGISPHSMVDSRIPFLNSGLGYPISPLLPFQSFPDAVAIKSINQQTSGQKVQFNVQPQETNRCSDLQPGITVMTNHPTNKENGENMGLEAKYLKKREDSIPLRRLSQNTSHNTGHLKSTALIKTQIPAKSAAPFRPSAYFPG, encoded by the exons GCGAATAAACGTTCGTGTGAATATTGAGCTGCAATCAACAACAAATCCCATTCATAGAAAG GATTTACTTGTCCGACTAACTGATGATTCTGACCCCTTTTTTCTATACAATCTTGTTATTTCTGAGGAAGATTTTCAAAG tttAAAACTCCAGCAGAGTCTTCTGGTAGATTTTTCTGCTTTTCCTCAGCGATTTATAGACCTTCTTCAACACTGCATCCAAGAACAAAATAAAGACATCCCAAG GTTTTTGCTGCACCTGGTTTCATCGGGTCCTAATTTAGATCACACTCCTGCTTTTTTAAACGTGGTCGAGACAAACCCATTTAAACACCTCACCCACTTATCACTGAAATTCCTACCAGGAAATGATGCAGAAATCAAGAAGTTTCTGGCAACCTGTTTGAAATGTGTTAAG GAAGAAAAATTGTTGCTGGAACAGAAACTTAGAAAAACAGACGAGGACCTTACAAGACAGCTGAACTATGCCCAGCAG AGCTTGTCAGAAAAGAGCAGGGAACTGGACAAGTTGAGAAATGAATTGGCATCCAAAACAGCATCTCTAACCAACAAATATACCCAGGAACTGACAAATGAGAAGGAGAAAGCTCTGCAG GCACAAGCACAGTATCAACAACAGAATGAGCAACAGAAAAGGGATCTGGAAAGCTTGCATCAGAAAACAGTGCAGCAGCTACAGAATAGGCTGAAGGAACTGGAAAATGTCAACAAGGAGCTAATGGAAAGGAGATACAAAGGCGATTCAACAGTCAGAGAACTTAAAGCGAAATTGTCTGGCATAGAAGAT GAATGCCAGAGAGCAAACCAGGAAGTTCTGTCTCTGCGTCGAGAGAATGCTACCCTAGATGCTGAATGCCATGAAAAGGAAAAATTAGTAAATCAGCTGCAGACTCGAGTTGCTGTTTTAGAACAGGAGGTCAAAAGCAAGGAGGATCTGGTTACTAGGGCAAAAGAAGTATCGGATGCAACACATGAGCAAAAG GTAAACCTGGAAAAAAATATAGAAAAGAAACAAATTCAAATAGGAAATCTGGAAACAACACTGAAGTCACTATCATCTGAACTCCTTAAG GCAAATGAGATAATAAAGAAATTGCAAGGTGATGTAAAGACTCTAATGagcaaattgaagctgaaaaaTACAGTAACAATTCAGCAAGAAAAACTCCTggctgaaaaagaagaaaaactgcagAAAGAACAAAAAGATCTACAGGAAGCAGAAAGTTCTCTCCAAGCAAAAGAGCAAGAG GTGTGCAAGTTGCAGGATCAATTGGAAGCTACAGTACAGAAGCTGGAGGAAAGCAAGCATCTTCTCAAAACCAATGAAAACG TTATCACATGGCTAAACAAGCAGCTGAATGAAATTCAGATGACAAGGAAGCAAGAAGTGTCAGGAACATCTACTACTAGTCCTAGTGGTACCACTCCAAGAACTGGCATTTCACCTCACAGTATG gttgaTAGCAGAATCCCATTTTTGAACTCGGGACTAGGCTATCCCATCTCCCCTTTGCTGCCTTTTCAAAGTTTCCCAGATGCAGTGGCTATCAAAAGCATCAACCAGCAAACTTCAGGACAAAAG GTTCAGTTCAATGTGCAGCCTCAAGAGACCAACAGATGTTCAGATTTGCAGCCAGGAATTACTGTGATGACAAATCACCCAACAAATAAAGAGAA TGGTGAAAACATGGGATTGGAAGCAAAGTATTTGAAGAAAAGAGAAGACAGCATTCCTTTACGAAGGCTCAGCCAAAACACATCTCACAACACAG GACACCTGAAGTCAACTGCCTTGATAAAAACACAAATACCAGCCAAATCTGCAGCACCTTTCAGACCCTCTGCTTACTTCCCTGGATAG
- the SASS6 gene encoding spindle assembly abnormal protein 6 homolog isoform X1: MAAAESLFSQLVPVQAKCQGCEERRINVRVNIELQSTTNPIHRKDLLVRLTDDSDPFFLYNLVISEEDFQSLKLQQSLLVDFSAFPQRFIDLLQHCIQEQNKDIPRFLLHLVSSGPNLDHTPAFLNVVETNPFKHLTHLSLKFLPGNDAEIKKFLATCLKCVKEEKLLLEQKLRKTDEDLTRQLNYAQQSLSEKSRELDKLRNELASKTASLTNKYTQELTNEKEKALQAQAQYQQQNEQQKRDLESLHQKTVQQLQNRLKELENVNKELMERRYKGDSTVRELKAKLSGIEDECQRANQEVLSLRRENATLDAECHEKEKLVNQLQTRVAVLEQEVKSKEDLVTRAKEVSDATHEQKVNLEKNIEKKQIQIGNLETTLKSLSSELLKANEIIKKLQGDVKTLMSKLKLKNTVTIQQEKLLAEKEEKLQKEQKDLQEAESSLQAKEQEVCKLQDQLEATVQKLEESKHLLKTNENVITWLNKQLNEIQMTRKQEVSGTSTTSPSGTTPRTGISPHSMVDSRIPFLNSGLGYPISPLLPFQSFPDAVAIKSINQQTSGQKQVQFNVQPQETNRCSDLQPGITVMTNHPTNKENGENMGLEAKYLKKREDSIPLRRLSQNTSHNTGHLKSTALIKTQIPAKSAAPFRPSAYFPG, translated from the exons GCGAATAAACGTTCGTGTGAATATTGAGCTGCAATCAACAACAAATCCCATTCATAGAAAG GATTTACTTGTCCGACTAACTGATGATTCTGACCCCTTTTTTCTATACAATCTTGTTATTTCTGAGGAAGATTTTCAAAG tttAAAACTCCAGCAGAGTCTTCTGGTAGATTTTTCTGCTTTTCCTCAGCGATTTATAGACCTTCTTCAACACTGCATCCAAGAACAAAATAAAGACATCCCAAG GTTTTTGCTGCACCTGGTTTCATCGGGTCCTAATTTAGATCACACTCCTGCTTTTTTAAACGTGGTCGAGACAAACCCATTTAAACACCTCACCCACTTATCACTGAAATTCCTACCAGGAAATGATGCAGAAATCAAGAAGTTTCTGGCAACCTGTTTGAAATGTGTTAAG GAAGAAAAATTGTTGCTGGAACAGAAACTTAGAAAAACAGACGAGGACCTTACAAGACAGCTGAACTATGCCCAGCAG AGCTTGTCAGAAAAGAGCAGGGAACTGGACAAGTTGAGAAATGAATTGGCATCCAAAACAGCATCTCTAACCAACAAATATACCCAGGAACTGACAAATGAGAAGGAGAAAGCTCTGCAG GCACAAGCACAGTATCAACAACAGAATGAGCAACAGAAAAGGGATCTGGAAAGCTTGCATCAGAAAACAGTGCAGCAGCTACAGAATAGGCTGAAGGAACTGGAAAATGTCAACAAGGAGCTAATGGAAAGGAGATACAAAGGCGATTCAACAGTCAGAGAACTTAAAGCGAAATTGTCTGGCATAGAAGAT GAATGCCAGAGAGCAAACCAGGAAGTTCTGTCTCTGCGTCGAGAGAATGCTACCCTAGATGCTGAATGCCATGAAAAGGAAAAATTAGTAAATCAGCTGCAGACTCGAGTTGCTGTTTTAGAACAGGAGGTCAAAAGCAAGGAGGATCTGGTTACTAGGGCAAAAGAAGTATCGGATGCAACACATGAGCAAAAG GTAAACCTGGAAAAAAATATAGAAAAGAAACAAATTCAAATAGGAAATCTGGAAACAACACTGAAGTCACTATCATCTGAACTCCTTAAG GCAAATGAGATAATAAAGAAATTGCAAGGTGATGTAAAGACTCTAATGagcaaattgaagctgaaaaaTACAGTAACAATTCAGCAAGAAAAACTCCTggctgaaaaagaagaaaaactgcagAAAGAACAAAAAGATCTACAGGAAGCAGAAAGTTCTCTCCAAGCAAAAGAGCAAGAG GTGTGCAAGTTGCAGGATCAATTGGAAGCTACAGTACAGAAGCTGGAGGAAAGCAAGCATCTTCTCAAAACCAATGAAAACG TTATCACATGGCTAAACAAGCAGCTGAATGAAATTCAGATGACAAGGAAGCAAGAAGTGTCAGGAACATCTACTACTAGTCCTAGTGGTACCACTCCAAGAACTGGCATTTCACCTCACAGTATG gttgaTAGCAGAATCCCATTTTTGAACTCGGGACTAGGCTATCCCATCTCCCCTTTGCTGCCTTTTCAAAGTTTCCCAGATGCAGTGGCTATCAAAAGCATCAACCAGCAAACTTCAGGACAAAAG CAGGTTCAGTTCAATGTGCAGCCTCAAGAGACCAACAGATGTTCAGATTTGCAGCCAGGAATTACTGTGATGACAAATCACCCAACAAATAAAGAGAA TGGTGAAAACATGGGATTGGAAGCAAAGTATTTGAAGAAAAGAGAAGACAGCATTCCTTTACGAAGGCTCAGCCAAAACACATCTCACAACACAG GACACCTGAAGTCAACTGCCTTGATAAAAACACAAATACCAGCCAAATCTGCAGCACCTTTCAGACCCTCTGCTTACTTCCCTGGATAG